One stretch of Bacteroidota bacterium DNA includes these proteins:
- a CDS encoding SDR family oxidoreductase codes for MASDYRYKNTDWALILGASSGFGGATAVELAKHGMNICGVHFDRAATIPNAEKVKADCEAYGVKTLFFNVNASDAEKRNEVVTLLAKEMSAPDAQVRVLMHSLAFGSLKPFIAKDPKDQLTQAQIEMTMDVMANALVYWTQAAYGKGLLKKGSRIYTMTSSGGHLQFPDYGAVSAAKAASESYIRQLALELGPLGITCNAIMAGVTETAALKKIPGSEQMLDIARSKNPAMRLTTPDAVSRAISLLSHEDAFFISGNVIGVDGGEDVVAFVQKEHL; via the coding sequence GTGGCATCAGATTATCGTTATAAAAACACAGATTGGGCACTAATTCTCGGAGCTTCCAGCGGCTTTGGCGGAGCAACGGCAGTGGAACTAGCCAAGCATGGTATGAACATTTGCGGCGTCCATTTTGATCGTGCGGCGACAATCCCTAATGCTGAAAAAGTAAAAGCTGATTGTGAAGCATATGGCGTAAAGACACTCTTTTTTAATGTTAATGCATCAGATGCTGAAAAGCGGAATGAAGTTGTGACATTGCTGGCAAAAGAAATGTCTGCTCCCGATGCTCAAGTAAGAGTATTGATGCACTCCTTGGCATTTGGTTCCTTGAAACCATTTATTGCCAAAGATCCGAAAGATCAACTGACTCAAGCGCAGATTGAAATGACTATGGATGTGATGGCAAATGCACTGGTATATTGGACTCAAGCAGCATATGGAAAAGGGTTATTAAAAAAGGGAAGCAGAATTTATACAATGACCAGTTCGGGTGGTCATTTACAGTTTCCGGACTATGGCGCCGTGTCTGCTGCAAAAGCGGCCTCTGAATCATACATCCGTCAGCTTGCTCTTGAACTTGGCCCATTAGGAATTACCTGCAACGCTATAATGGCGGGTGTTACCGAAACAGCAGCATTGAAAAAAATCCCCGGTTCAGAACAGATGTTAGATATTGCACGTTCAAAAAATCCGGCAATGCGGCTTACAACACCCGACGCAGTAAGTAGAGCAATTTCTCTCCTTTCGCACGAGGATGCATTCTTCATTTCCGGAAATGTTATCGGCGTAGATGGCGGAGAAGATGTTGTGGCGTTTGTTCAGAAAGAACATTTATAA
- the glmS gene encoding glutamine--fructose-6-phosphate transaminase (isomerizing) produces MCGIIGYIGSKNALPMLIEGLKRLEYRGYDSAGVAILRDGKLLVQKKVGKVAELEKNASIKEYSGTIGIGHTRWATHGEPSDVNSHPHISNDGTIAIIHNGIIENYQVIKTKLEKLGYKFKSATDTEALVHLIEEMKKSSGDLETAVRLALRQVEGTYGIAVISSQEPDKIIVARKGSPLIIGVGENEHFVASDAAAIIPYTRQVVYLEDGEIAVLTSQNFETRTIDNIEKIKQIHEVTFDIEEIEKGGFDHFMLKEIMEQPETIRNSMRGRVLLNEGNAKLSGLNDVMLLLENAQRIIITACGTSWHAGLVGEYMLEQYAKVPVEVEYASEFRYRNPIIKPTDVLFLISQSGETADTLAALREARKKGATVLGICNVVGSTIARESQSGVYIHAGPEIGVASTKAFTSQLVVLSLITLLIARQRRTISDEIALSMCKELLDLPNKIQQILKETSHIESIAEEFKNSNNFLYLGRGLNFPVALEGALKLKEISYIHAEGYPAAEMKHGPIALIDENMPVVVIAPKDGTYDKIISNMQEVKARKGKVIAIANEVDPQIKSLADHIIVVPQTIDMLSPIINVIPLQLLAYFIAVKRGCNVDQPRNLAKSVTVE; encoded by the coding sequence ATGTGTGGGATTATTGGCTATATCGGTAGTAAAAATGCACTGCCAATGTTAATAGAAGGTCTTAAACGATTGGAATATAGAGGATATGATTCTGCCGGTGTGGCAATCCTTCGCGACGGAAAATTACTTGTGCAAAAAAAAGTGGGAAAAGTAGCTGAGCTGGAAAAAAATGCTTCTATAAAAGAATATTCAGGAACGATCGGTATCGGACACACTCGTTGGGCAACTCATGGTGAACCGAGTGATGTAAATTCTCATCCTCATATTAGCAACGATGGTACGATTGCTATCATCCATAACGGCATCATTGAGAATTATCAAGTCATTAAAACGAAACTTGAAAAACTCGGTTACAAATTCAAGTCTGCAACTGATACAGAAGCGTTGGTACACCTTATTGAGGAGATGAAGAAATCTTCCGGAGATCTTGAAACTGCTGTTCGTCTTGCACTGCGCCAGGTAGAAGGGACGTATGGAATTGCGGTTATCTCATCTCAAGAACCTGATAAAATTATTGTCGCACGAAAAGGAAGTCCATTGATTATTGGTGTTGGGGAAAATGAACATTTTGTCGCATCAGATGCGGCAGCCATTATTCCTTATACCAGACAAGTGGTTTATTTAGAAGACGGTGAAATTGCCGTTCTGACAAGTCAAAACTTTGAAACAAGAACGATAGACAATATTGAAAAAATTAAACAGATTCACGAAGTAACGTTTGATATTGAAGAGATTGAAAAAGGCGGTTTTGATCATTTCATGTTAAAAGAGATTATGGAACAGCCTGAAACAATTCGCAATTCCATGCGGGGACGTGTGTTGCTGAATGAAGGAAATGCAAAATTAAGCGGACTCAACGATGTTATGCTGCTGCTGGAAAATGCTCAGAGAATTATTATCACAGCTTGTGGAACTTCGTGGCATGCCGGACTTGTTGGCGAATATATGCTTGAGCAGTATGCAAAGGTTCCGGTAGAAGTGGAATATGCTTCTGAATTCCGCTATCGAAATCCAATCATTAAACCGACTGATGTTTTGTTTTTGATCTCTCAAAGCGGTGAAACCGCGGATACACTTGCTGCGCTGCGTGAAGCGAGGAAGAAAGGGGCTACGGTTCTAGGGATTTGTAATGTCGTAGGAAGTACAATCGCACGTGAAAGTCAAAGTGGCGTTTACATTCATGCGGGCCCCGAAATCGGTGTCGCATCCACAAAGGCGTTCACATCACAACTCGTTGTCCTTTCGTTGATCACGTTATTGATTGCTCGACAACGCCGAACGATTTCCGATGAGATTGCATTGTCGATGTGTAAAGAATTACTCGACCTCCCCAATAAAATCCAGCAGATACTAAAAGAGACTTCACATATTGAATCGATAGCAGAGGAATTTAAAAACTCCAATAACTTCCTCTATCTTGGTCGAGGTTTGAATTTCCCTGTTGCATTAGAAGGGGCATTAAAACTGAAAGAAATTTCATACATTCACGCTGAAGGGTATCCGGCGGCAGAAATGAAACATGGTCCTATTGCGTTGATCGATGAAAATATGCCGGTTGTTGTTATTGCGCCAAAGGATGGAACATACGATAAAATTATTTCGAATATGCAAGAGGTGAAAGCACGAAAAGGAAAAGTTATTGCGATTGCAAATGAAGTTGATCCTCAGATTAAATCCCTGGCAGATCATATTATTGTGGTTCCGCAGACAATTGATATGCTTTCTCCTATTATCAATGTGATACCACTACAATTGTTGGCATATTTTATTGCTGTAAAACGGGGTTGTAATGTTGATCAACCGAGAAATCTTGCAAAAAGCGTCACAGTAGAATAA
- the pgeF gene encoding peptidoglycan editing factor PgeF encodes MHIIRSKIFSQYPEILFGMSTNSGGVSAGKFGLNLSYHVNDDPDNVLENRKRFFSALGITHEQVAFTRQQHTTNIVSVDRSGISENCDALITNRRSLYLSISVADCTPVMLYDKKKSIVAGIHAGWRGAAGRIVEQTLYQMKRDFETNPIDIIAFIGPSAGKCCYEVGREVAYQFPNECITDSPNGKFLLDVKQSNLLQLLENGVPNSNIEVSEDCTIHNTIFHSHRRDGKQSGRMFTIIGIKH; translated from the coding sequence ATGCATATTATCCGTTCAAAAATATTTTCCCAATATCCTGAAATACTTTTTGGAATGAGCACCAATAGCGGTGGAGTCAGTGCTGGCAAATTCGGATTGAATTTGAGCTATCATGTTAACGACGATCCGGATAATGTATTGGAAAATCGGAAACGTTTTTTTTCTGCGCTAGGCATCACTCATGAACAGGTCGCTTTTACACGTCAGCAGCATACCACCAATATTGTTTCTGTTGACCGGTCTGGTATCAGTGAAAATTGCGATGCATTAATCACAAATAGAAGAAGCCTTTACCTTTCCATTAGTGTAGCCGATTGTACTCCGGTAATGTTATATGATAAGAAAAAATCGATCGTTGCCGGAATACATGCAGGTTGGCGTGGTGCTGCCGGCAGGATCGTAGAACAAACGCTATATCAAATGAAAAGAGATTTTGAAACTAATCCAATAGACATTATTGCATTCATTGGCCCTTCGGCAGGAAAATGTTGTTATGAAGTCGGTAGAGAAGTTGCATACCAGTTTCCTAATGAATGTATTACAGATTCACCAAACGGGAAGTTTTTATTGGATGTAAAACAATCGAATCTACTCCAACTCCTTGAAAATGGCGTCCCAAATTCCAATATTGAAGTAAGTGAAGATTGTACGATTCATAATACTATTTTTCACTCTCACCGGCGGGATGGAAAACAATCCGGAAGAATGTTCACAATTATCGGCATCAAACATTAA
- a CDS encoding dihydroorotase codes for MSEKILLQSGRLIDPSLKRDEVVDILIVDGKIDSIKSKISPSNEYTVVDLNGKIIAPGFIDIHVHLREPGYEHKETIETGTLSAAYGGFTAVCCMPNTNPAIDDESIVTFIKTQGKKAHDGIVDVFPIASVSKARQGKTLAPIAELVHAGAVGLSDDGAPVFDAKIMRRALEYANMYNVPVMQHCEIPELAHGGVMNEGRVSTELGLPGIPGIAEEIMIARDLLLAQYTDSRYHVCHMSTALAVDLVREGKKKGIKVTCEVTPHHFTVTDEIVRSYDTNTKMNPPLRTQSDIDAIKKGLNDGTIDVIATDHAPHSLDEKEVDYIQAPFGIVGLETAIGLSISELVDQKYLSMIQLIEKFSTNPRKIVGKEVVVREGELANLTFFDPSIEWIVDISKFKSKSKNSPFNGRHLKGKAIGIYNNGKIMLY; via the coding sequence ATGTCTGAAAAAATATTATTACAATCAGGTCGTTTGATCGATCCATCGTTGAAACGAGATGAAGTGGTCGATATACTCATCGTTGATGGAAAAATTGATTCGATCAAATCGAAAATTTCTCCATCAAATGAATACACCGTGGTGGATCTAAACGGTAAAATTATTGCGCCGGGATTCATCGATATCCATGTTCATCTGCGTGAACCTGGATATGAGCATAAGGAAACAATCGAGACAGGCACTCTTTCGGCGGCGTATGGCGGATTTACGGCAGTCTGTTGTATGCCCAATACGAATCCTGCAATTGATGATGAATCAATCGTTACATTCATCAAGACTCAAGGGAAAAAAGCCCATGATGGGATTGTGGATGTTTTTCCCATAGCGTCGGTCAGTAAAGCGCGCCAAGGGAAGACTCTTGCTCCTATTGCTGAACTTGTTCATGCAGGAGCGGTTGGATTGAGTGATGATGGAGCACCTGTGTTCGATGCAAAGATTATGCGAAGGGCTTTGGAATATGCAAATATGTATAACGTTCCCGTCATGCAGCATTGCGAAATTCCCGAATTAGCACACGGTGGTGTGATGAACGAGGGAAGAGTTTCAACAGAACTTGGTTTGCCCGGGATACCCGGAATAGCTGAGGAGATTATGATCGCTCGTGATCTTCTGCTAGCACAATACACCGATTCCCGATATCACGTTTGTCATATGAGTACTGCATTGGCAGTCGATCTTGTCCGTGAAGGAAAGAAAAAAGGAATTAAGGTTACGTGTGAAGTTACACCACATCATTTTACTGTTACCGATGAGATTGTTCGGTCCTACGATACTAATACGAAGATGAATCCTCCATTGCGTACTCAATCGGATATTGATGCAATTAAAAAAGGACTGAACGATGGTACTATCGACGTTATCGCAACCGATCATGCGCCGCACTCATTGGACGAAAAAGAAGTAGATTACATACAAGCTCCGTTTGGCATTGTTGGGTTAGAGACGGCAATCGGTTTATCTATTTCGGAGCTTGTAGATCAAAAATATCTGAGTATGATTCAATTGATTGAAAAGTTTTCAACAAATCCTCGTAAGATTGTCGGGAAAGAAGTTGTAGTGCGTGAAGGTGAACTGGCAAATCTTACCTTTTTCGACCCAAGTATTGAATGGATTGTTGATATATCTAAATTCAAGTCCAAATCGAAGAACTCTCCGTTTAACGGACGGCATTTGAAAGGTAAAGCGATCGGAATTTACAACAACGGAAAGATAATGTTGTATTGA
- a CDS encoding aspartate carbamoyltransferase catalytic subunit, translated as MSLSSRHLLRLQGMPQADIEKILDTAISFKEILNRPIKKVPTLQGKTIVNLFFENSTRTRTSFELAERRLSADVLSFAASSSSVTKGETLKDTARNIEAMKIDMVVIRHNAAGTADFLSKVINANIINAGDGQHEHPTQGLLDMYTLREKFGKLDGLHVCIVGDVLHSRVARSNIFGLQTMGAKVSVCGPATLIPRGIEQLGVDVYHHIDDILPKVDALNVLRIQLEREAGGYFPSLREFHRYFGVTKERLDKANRPITILHPGPINRDVELSADVADGPHSVILEQVLNGVAIRMAVLYLLGASE; from the coding sequence ATGTCACTGTCAAGCCGTCACTTACTTCGATTACAAGGAATGCCTCAAGCCGATATCGAAAAAATTTTGGATACAGCAATTTCTTTTAAGGAAATTCTTAATCGCCCGATTAAAAAAGTCCCAACCTTGCAGGGGAAAACTATTGTTAATCTTTTCTTTGAAAATTCAACCAGAACAAGAACTTCGTTTGAACTGGCTGAACGCCGTCTTTCTGCAGACGTTTTGAGTTTTGCTGCATCTTCATCCAGTGTAACCAAAGGGGAAACGCTGAAAGATACTGCGCGGAATATTGAAGCGATGAAGATTGATATGGTGGTGATTCGCCATAATGCTGCAGGGACAGCCGACTTTTTGTCAAAAGTCATCAATGCAAATATCATTAATGCAGGGGATGGGCAACATGAACATCCAACTCAAGGATTGCTGGACATGTACACGTTGCGGGAGAAGTTTGGGAAATTAGATGGACTTCATGTCTGTATCGTAGGAGATGTATTGCACAGCCGTGTTGCACGATCGAACATCTTTGGTTTGCAGACAATGGGTGCAAAAGTTTCTGTCTGTGGCCCAGCAACATTAATTCCTCGTGGAATTGAGCAACTTGGAGTGGATGTGTATCATCATATCGACGATATCCTTCCCAAAGTTGATGCGTTGAATGTCTTGCGGATCCAGCTTGAACGTGAAGCGGGAGGATATTTCCCATCGCTGAGGGAATTCCATCGCTATTTTGGTGTCACAAAAGAGCGATTAGATAAAGCGAATAGACCGATCACCATTCTGCATCCAGGACCGATTAATCGAGATGTAGAACTTTCCGCCGATGTTGCGGACGGGCCTCATTCGGTCATTCTGGAACAAGTGTTGAACGGTGTTGCCATTCGAATGGCAGTACTGTATTTACTCGGTGCATCAGAATAA
- the pyrR gene encoding bifunctional pyr operon transcriptional regulator/uracil phosphoribosyltransferase PyrR, which translates to MVKQNVIDAKGFVRTVNRLSHEILERNKGAETIGIVGIRTRGDFLAHRIAQKISQMENVQIPIGSLDITLYRDDLRGKIHQPQLKTTDILYDITNKNIILVDDVLFTGRTVRSALNALMDIGRPASIQLAVLIDRGHRQLPIKADFVGKNIPTSYGQQIQVMMSEIDGEDSVYLSEKEGGDE; encoded by the coding sequence ATGGTGAAACAAAACGTTATTGATGCTAAAGGTTTTGTTCGAACCGTCAATCGATTATCCCACGAAATTCTAGAGCGTAATAAAGGTGCCGAAACTATTGGCATAGTCGGAATCCGCACTCGCGGCGACTTTCTGGCACACCGCATAGCTCAAAAAATATCTCAAATGGAAAATGTCCAAATTCCCATCGGCAGTTTGGATATTACTCTTTATCGAGATGATCTTCGCGGTAAGATTCATCAGCCGCAACTGAAGACGACAGATATTTTATATGATATAACGAATAAGAATATCATTCTGGTTGATGATGTTCTTTTTACCGGAAGAACGGTTCGTTCTGCTCTCAATGCTCTTATGGATATCGGACGTCCCGCAAGCATTCAACTGGCTGTGCTGATTGATCGCGGGCACCGTCAATTGCCTATCAAAGCGGACTTTGTCGGGAAGAATATTCCGACATCATATGGTCAGCAAATTCAAGTGATGATGTCCGAGATTGATGGTGAAGATTCGGTGTATCTTTCCGAGAAGGAAGGAGGAGATGAATAA
- a CDS encoding GWxTD domain-containing protein, with protein sequence MKVIAKVSFVFMLACSLYAQQRPEFKLQYDIARFRGDDEHVYVEVYYGFDVSLLTYVRKTTDLQSEVIASVIFKRSADDSIVARQAWRVPFSVTDTTMLQNSRMYNDIFGFYLPPDVYRAYIVVKDVNNNAISDSLSVLLDVKLTSTETIALSDVELAASINQIERDSTNRFYKNTFEVKPNPSRMFGIQQPVLFYYIEAYNLKKNISDYYYTKAIISNAIGKEVINHEKPKRRVNDSNVEVGMMKVNSLRTGVYTFHYVITDSIDLKQYSTSKKFFVYNPTLPNDTTLNTVSSNVDASEFATMSEQEIDKEFEQSRYIATKSEIEQYKRYNTVIAKRKALFDFWTNRDDDRATPENEQRQEYFKRVTFANGHYKTGFREGWKTDRGRVYIIYGAPDDVERHANELDKKPYEIWTYNSIQGGVSFIFGDRTGFSDYILLHSTHRSELHDENWQRQLQAN encoded by the coding sequence ATGAAAGTTATTGCCAAAGTATCGTTTGTGTTCATGCTTGCATGTTCCTTATATGCGCAACAGCGTCCTGAATTTAAGTTGCAGTATGATATTGCACGATTTCGCGGCGATGATGAACATGTATATGTTGAAGTATATTATGGATTTGATGTCTCGCTATTAACGTACGTAAGAAAAACTACGGATCTGCAAAGTGAAGTAATTGCGAGTGTCATTTTCAAACGGTCGGCGGATGATTCTATCGTTGCGCGTCAAGCATGGAGAGTACCATTTAGTGTTACGGATACGACGATGCTTCAAAATTCGCGAATGTACAATGACATTTTTGGATTCTATCTCCCTCCGGATGTCTATCGCGCTTATATTGTCGTGAAAGATGTAAACAATAATGCTATCAGCGATAGTCTTTCGGTATTATTGGATGTGAAATTGACGAGTACGGAAACAATTGCCTTAAGCGATGTTGAACTCGCAGCATCAATCAATCAGATCGAGCGGGATTCCACCAATCGATTTTATAAAAATACATTTGAGGTGAAACCGAATCCATCAAGAATGTTTGGTATTCAGCAGCCCGTTCTTTTCTACTACATCGAAGCATATAATCTTAAGAAAAACATTTCCGATTATTATTATACCAAAGCGATCATTTCCAATGCGATTGGTAAAGAAGTAATCAATCATGAAAAACCAAAACGACGAGTCAACGATTCAAATGTGGAAGTGGGTATGATGAAAGTGAATTCTCTTCGGACTGGAGTGTATACGTTCCACTATGTCATCACAGATTCCATTGATTTGAAGCAGTATTCCACATCAAAGAAATTTTTTGTCTATAATCCCACTCTCCCGAACGACACCACACTCAATACGGTTTCCAGTAATGTTGATGCGTCGGAATTTGCAACTATGAGTGAACAGGAGATCGATAAAGAATTTGAACAGTCGAGGTATATTGCTACGAAGAGCGAAATTGAACAATATAAACGATATAACACGGTTATAGCAAAGCGAAAAGCGTTGTTCGATTTTTGGACTAACCGAGATGATGATAGAGCAACACCGGAAAACGAACAGCGGCAAGAATATTTTAAACGCGTAACATTTGCGAATGGGCATTATAAGACAGGATTTCGCGAAGGATGGAAGACCGACAGAGGTAGGGTGTATATTATTTATGGTGCCCCTGACGATGTTGAACGGCATGCAAATGAATTGGATAAAAAACCGTACGAGATTTGGACATACAACTCCATTCAAGGGGGTGTATCGTTTATTTTTGGAGATCGAACAGGATTTTCAGATTATATTCTGCTCCATTCCACCCATCGTAGTGAATTACACGATGAGAATTGGCAGCGACAACTTCAGGCAAATTAG
- a CDS encoding MFS transporter, whose product MEKPRLNFWQIWNMSFGFLGIQFGFALQNANVSRIFETLGASIDNIPILWIAAPTTGLIVQPIIGYLSDRTWGRLGRRRPYFLIGAILATAALFVMPNSPALWFAAFMLWVMDASINISMEPFRALVADMLPSEQRTTGFAVQSFFIGIGAIIASALPYIFTNWFGISNSAPSGEIPPSVVYSFYAGGVAFISAVSWTVFRTKEYPPHDLELFEREKNESKGFAAGVKDIMVSFKEMPKTMKQLAVVQFFSWFALFCMWIYTTSAVTSHIYKTSDPTSPLYNQGADWVGVLFAAYNGFAAIAAFVLPVIARKTSRRAVHMISLVIGGISLASFYIISDPQILLISMVGIGLAWASILSMPYAILAGALPPKKMGVYMGIFNFFIVIPQIAAAGVLGYIMHTFLQNEAINALLLGGCSMILSGILSMFVEDKDE is encoded by the coding sequence ATGGAAAAACCCCGCTTAAATTTTTGGCAAATCTGGAACATGAGCTTCGGATTCCTCGGTATTCAATTTGGCTTCGCTCTTCAAAATGCCAACGTAAGTCGTATTTTTGAAACGCTTGGCGCAAGTATTGACAATATTCCGATTCTGTGGATCGCTGCTCCAACTACTGGTTTAATTGTACAGCCGATTATTGGATATTTAAGCGACAGGACATGGGGGAGATTAGGAAGAAGGCGTCCGTATTTTCTTATCGGAGCTATTCTCGCCACGGCTGCACTATTTGTAATGCCAAATTCTCCAGCGTTATGGTTTGCCGCTTTTATGCTTTGGGTGATGGATGCATCGATCAATATTTCCATGGAACCGTTTCGAGCATTAGTTGCCGATATGCTTCCCTCGGAGCAACGAACAACAGGATTTGCAGTACAAAGTTTTTTTATTGGAATTGGTGCTATTATCGCATCGGCACTTCCCTATATTTTTACAAACTGGTTCGGCATCAGCAACAGTGCGCCGAGTGGTGAAATTCCACCATCGGTTGTGTATTCGTTCTATGCGGGAGGAGTGGCATTTATCAGTGCAGTCAGCTGGACGGTATTTCGTACCAAAGAATATCCGCCGCACGATTTGGAATTATTTGAACGAGAAAAAAATGAAAGTAAAGGATTTGCTGCAGGGGTGAAGGATATCATGGTCAGTTTCAAAGAGATGCCGAAAACCATGAAGCAGCTGGCTGTTGTTCAATTTTTTTCCTGGTTTGCACTTTTTTGTATGTGGATTTACACAACGAGTGCCGTAACAAGTCACATCTATAAAACCAGCGATCCTACATCTCCATTATATAATCAAGGTGCTGATTGGGTCGGTGTTTTATTTGCGGCATATAATGGATTTGCCGCTATAGCCGCATTTGTGCTACCGGTGATTGCCAGGAAGACAAGCAGACGCGCGGTACACATGATCTCATTAGTCATCGGTGGAATCAGTTTAGCGTCATTTTACATTATTTCCGACCCGCAGATATTATTAATTTCAATGGTTGGGATTGGTTTGGCATGGGCGAGTATCCTTTCTATGCCGTATGCAATTCTTGCCGGCGCACTTCCTCCTAAAAAAATGGGAGTGTATATGGGAATTTTTAATTTCTTCATTGTTATCCCACAGATTGCAGCTGCCGGAGTTCTTGGATATATTATGCACACATTTCTTCAAAACGAAGCTATCAATGCCCTTCTGCTGGGAGGTTGTTCCATGATCCTCTCTGGAATACTGTCGATGTTTGTTGAAGATAAAGATGAATGA
- a CDS encoding sugar ABC transporter permease has translation MNKSNTKKMIRVSSSYVILVIFCIISIYPVSQVLTVSLRPSDRLLSTSLEIIPDNATIDNYINLFVKTDFLYWMWNSLLITSSVTLTGVILAATAGYGFSRYKFIGKKAAMQSMLVTQMFPATMLLLPMYIMLVNLGLINSYLGIMIMYSATALPFCVWQMKGYYDTIPSSLEEAGRIDGCSQSQTFYMIVLPLAAPALVITALFSFMSSWTEYVVAAQILQDTNMWTLPIGLKSFESNMSTEWGLYGAASMLVTVPVVVLFLALSKYLVSGLTLGSVKG, from the coding sequence ATGAATAAATCGAATACCAAAAAAATGATCCGTGTTTCTTCGTCGTACGTCATTTTGGTAATTTTTTGTATTATTTCCATCTATCCGGTTTCCCAAGTGTTAACGGTTTCGCTACGTCCGTCGGATCGATTATTGTCTACCTCCCTTGAGATTATCCCCGATAATGCTACCATTGATAATTACATCAATCTTTTTGTGAAGACCGATTTTTTGTATTGGATGTGGAACAGTCTTTTGATCACATCATCGGTGACACTGACGGGTGTTATTCTTGCAGCAACCGCAGGGTATGGTTTTTCGCGGTATAAATTCATCGGGAAAAAAGCGGCGATGCAGAGTATGCTTGTTACTCAGATGTTTCCAGCCACAATGTTATTGCTACCGATGTATATTATGCTGGTCAATCTCGGACTCATCAATAGTTATTTGGGAATCATGATTATGTATTCGGCAACGGCATTACCATTTTGTGTTTGGCAAATGAAAGGTTACTACGATACAATTCCCTCAAGTCTTGAGGAAGCGGGGAGGATCGATGGATGCAGCCAATCACAAACATTTTACATGATCGTTCTCCCTCTGGCAGCACCGGCTTTGGTGATTACAGCACTATTTTCATTTATGTCTTCGTGGACGGAGTATGTTGTGGCCGCTCAAATTCTTCAGGACACGAATATGTGGACACTTCCCATCGGATTAAAATCGTTCGAATCGAATATGAGCACTGAATGGGGATTATACGGCGCAGCATCCATGCTCGTTACTGTTCCGGTAGTTGTACTTTTCTTAGCACTGAGTAAATATCTTGTTTCAGGTCTCACGCTCGGAAGCGTGAAAGGGTAA
- a CDS encoding sugar ABC transporter permease, producing the protein MNQSLRQKVFVFFLVAPALVILLGVVVYPFVYNVIISLSNMNLRHIRDWEIVGFRNYTKVFTEPSQPDFYVIFIKTVIWTVVNLFFHVVVGVFLALVLNQKEIRGKGLFRTILVLPWAVPQLIVALTWRGMFNYEYGSINQLLGKIGLPAVEWLRSPTEAFMAAIITNVWLGFPFMMVIALGALQSIPHDLYEAADIDGASWYHKLKTITIPLIKPVMVPAITLGTIWTFNNLNIIWLVSNAGEPSDSTHILVSFVYKAAFNFYRYGYGAALSMIIFFILLIFSVVFMRKTKVTEAVY; encoded by the coding sequence ATGAATCAATCTCTTCGTCAAAAGGTATTTGTCTTCTTCCTTGTTGCTCCTGCTCTTGTTATTCTTCTTGGTGTTGTTGTCTATCCGTTCGTCTATAATGTTATCATCTCCCTTTCGAACATGAACTTGCGGCACATCCGTGATTGGGAAATTGTCGGATTCAGAAATTATACAAAAGTGTTTACTGAACCTTCGCAGCCCGATTTTTATGTCATCTTCATTAAGACGGTGATATGGACAGTTGTTAATCTATTTTTCCATGTGGTAGTTGGAGTGTTTTTAGCATTGGTATTGAATCAAAAAGAGATTCGCGGAAAAGGACTCTTCAGAACAATTTTGGTTCTCCCATGGGCAGTTCCTCAGCTGATTGTTGCATTAACGTGGCGGGGAATGTTCAATTATGAATATGGAAGCATCAACCAATTGCTCGGGAAAATTGGTCTACCAGCAGTTGAATGGCTCAGGAGTCCGACAGAGGCATTCATGGCCGCCATTATTACAAATGTCTGGCTCGGCTTTCCGTTTATGATGGTGATCGCCCTCGGCGCTCTGCAAAGTATTCCTCACGATCTGTACGAAGCTGCGGATATTGATGGCGCATCATGGTATCATAAGTTGAAGACTATTACAATTCCATTGATCAAACCAGTGATGGTTCCGGCGATCACATTGGGTACTATTTGGACATTTAATAATTTGAATATTATCTGGTTGGTCAGTAATGCCGGCGAACCTTCGGACAGCACGCACATTTTAGTCTCATTTGTGTATAAGGCGGCATTTAACTTTTATCGGTATGGATACGGCGCGGCTCTTTCCATGATCATCTTTTTTATCCTTCTTATTTTTAGTGTGGTGTTTATGAGAAAAACGAAGGTAACGGAAGCGGTATATTGA